In Phoenix dactylifera cultivar Barhee BC4 chromosome 11, palm_55x_up_171113_PBpolish2nd_filt_p, whole genome shotgun sequence, the following are encoded in one genomic region:
- the LOC103721485 gene encoding calumenin-A-like → MGKSSSVILIYTTLALLLLVLLASLFSPTNLHHRHRPHRRLVLRQNTSTSGGRHHPPIPFDPIISDIEIRREDKQWEREHFSIPHRDGQGEAEPEWEDFMNAEDYINDDERFNVTHRIVLLFPKIDLSPSDGFVSSDELTEWNLRQATRETMHRTQRDMELHDKNHDGFISFHEYEGPTWNRHSDDKTSSDNDMGWWKEDHFNASDVDGNGLLNLTEFNDFLHSVDSNNPKLIQWLCKEEIRERDKDKDGKLNFKEYFHELFDAIRDDGEIYNHSDSSMEEASAKKLFTQLDLDNDGFLSDDELKAVIGILHPSEHYYAKQQADYIVSQADSNKDGRLSLSEMIGHPYVFYSAIFSDEEDDDYHDEFR, encoded by the exons ATGGGAAAGTCGTCCTCGGTGATATTAATCTACACAACCCTAGCTCTCCTCCTGCTCGTCCTTCTcgcctctctcttctctccgaCAAATCTCCACCACCGGCACCGGCCCCACCGTCGTCTCGTCCTCCGCCAAAACACCTCCACCTCCGGCGGCCGCCACCACCCGCCGATCCCCTTCGACCCCATCATCTCCGACATCGAGATCCGCCGCGAGGACAAGCAGTGGGAGCGGGAGCACTTCTCCATCCCCCACCGCGACGGTCAGGGGGAGGCCGAGCCCGAGTGGGAGGACTTCATGAACGCCGAGGACTACATCAACGACGACGAGCGCTTCAACGTCACCCACCGCATCGTTCTTCTCTTCCCCAAGATCGATCTGAGCCCGAGCGATGGGTTCGTGAGTTCCGATGAGTTGACGGAGTGGAACCTCCGGCAGGCGACGAGGGAGACGATGCACCGGACCCAGCGGGACATGGAGCTCCACGACAAGAACCACGATGGGTTTATCTCTTTCCACGAGTACGAGGGCCCCACCTGGAACAGACATTCCGATG ATAAGACTTCTTCTGATAATGACATGGGTTGGTGGAAAGAGGATCACTTCAATGCTTCAGATGTGGATGGGAATGGTCTTCTAAATCTGACGGAGTTCAATGA CTTCCTGCATTCAGTCGACAGTAATAACCCAAAGCTGATTCAATGGCTCTGTAAAGAAGAGATAAG GGAAAGAGATAAAGACAAAGATGGAAAGCTTAATTTCAAAGAATATTTTCATGAGTTATTTGATGCAATAAGGGATGATGGTGAAATTTACAATCATTCTGATTCCTCAATGGAGGAGGCATCAGCAAAGAAGTTATTTACGCAGCTTGATCTGGACAATGATGG atttttatcaGATGATGAACTCAAGGCTGTGATTGGTATTCTTCATCCTTCAGAGCACTACTATGCAAAACAGCAAGCTGATTACATTGTATCACAG GCAGATTCCAATAAAGATGGGCGGCTAAGTTTGAGTGAGATGATCGGGCACCCCTATGTATTTTATAGTGCTATTTTCAgtgatgaagaagatgatgattaTCATGATGAATTCCGTTGA